The Schistocerca piceifrons isolate TAMUIC-IGC-003096 chromosome 5, iqSchPice1.1, whole genome shotgun sequence DNA segment CGGTAGTCGAGGATAGTGTTGTGAACTGCACTGTACAGCATGTCACTAGGTACggtgagaaattgccgtcggatgttgtcttcctgCATCCCTAATGAGACCTCAGATGTCACGCATGACAGACTTGGCCACGCACGCGATCCACACCCAACGATGTGCGCAAAAGATCTCTTACCCGTGTAGCAATaaggggtggagcgccatcttgcataaaagtcgtaccttccagtaggtgtttatcagccaggttagGGATGACCTGACTTCCTCtccgactgttgttgttgtggtcttcagtcctgagactggtttgatgcagctctccatgctactctatcctgtgcaagcttcttcatctcccagtacctactgcaacctacatccttctgaatctgcttagtgtattcatctcttggtctccccctacgatttttaccctccacgctgccctccaatactaaattggtgatcccttgatgcctcagaacatgtcctaccaaccgatcccttcttctggtcaagttgtgccacaaacttctcttctccccaatcctattcaatacttcctcattagttatgtgatctacccatctaatcttcagcattcttctgtagcaccacatttcgaaagcttctattctcttcttgtccaaattatttaccgtccatgtttcacttccatacatggctacactccatacaaatactttcagaaatgacttcctgacacttaaatctatactcgatgttaacaaatttctcttcttcagaaacgctttccttgccattgccagtctacattttatatcctctctacttcgaccatcatcagttattttgctccccaaatagcaagactcctttactattttaagtgtctcatttcctaatctaataccctcaacatcacccgacttaattcgactacattccattatcctcgttttgcttttgttgatgttcatcttacatcctcccttcaagacaccatccattccgttcaactgctcttccaagtcctttgctgtctctgacagaattacaatgtcatcggcgaacctcaaagtttttattcctctccatggattttaatacctactccgaatttttcttttgtttcctttaccacgGCTCATTTTATTCATGATTCTCATGCAACGTCACTGACGTGTTGCCGTCCGCCGCTATCCGTTGActagtttttgcactcgtttttggtttcaataaaactcaCTGTCATTTCAGGCATAAGTGTCAATTTGGGAATACTGAAGAATGGGGTACAAACCGTCGGCTTCGAAAAATGGCGTCACGAGTTACCACAGATGCTGCATTGTAAAGGCATAGACGAATGTTGGGAAACAAAGGAATGTAGTACAGAGAAAACAGattctgtatatacagggtggtcggaaattcccgttacagacttctagggcttgtagaggggagtgagtacatcgttttttgaataggaacccatgtccggaaacgtcacccagcgagactacagagcgtcaaagttatgggagcgggcgtctgtaaatgtacgtatacacatgGTGCTTCCGTgaagatgttacagactttctacgatgatggagaacgataaatgtgttaatgtgaagtaaggatccctgtactggaaacgaacgagttgaaagtcataaacgaaaaccgttctgaaacCTCTGACAGTTGAACACATGTACCGGTTCTCGTGTTccgaagagtgtagggttggtaactcAGAGGTGGaaatatggacaaaaacaagaaaaaatgtccagtaaacgtgggctctaaaatacatatctgaggagctatgaccataaGTTCATCTTGACtaacgtgaaacacatctctaTTGACCAATTGTTGATAGTTGTTTAAGGTACGCActtcagagcccacgtttattggatatACGTAACAATGGCTTGGAATACCTCAGCTGACGTAGATAGGTACTATCCTGTACTTCAGTATATCGGCGTAGGTCAAATGAAGTATACGATACAAATTTTACGTACGTCGGTTTTCTCACCTTCGTACTAGTGAGTCAacaaacgtaaaatttgtatccagTGCTTAATTGACCTACACTAGTACTGGTGAAGGTGTCCgccttcgtggtctcgcggtagcgttctcgcttcccaagcacggggtcccgggttcgattcccggcggggtcagggacttttcctgcctcgagatgagccggcacggtagctcagcgtgttcggtcagagggttagttgccctctgtaataaaaaaactgagttaatcgatcgacaacgaacttaaacggatgtcttacgacgtccgccccgagcagatacaacgaacgaaaacaaacaaaatgaaaaaaaaaaaaaaaaaaaaaaaaaaaaagatgactgggtgttgttgtgtcgtcttcatcatcatcattcatccccattactgtcggaggaaggcaacggcaaaccacctccattaggaccttgcctagtaaggcggtgcgggtctcccgcatcgttcccctacgctctgtaaagaagcatgggacttcatttccattttcactgGTGAAGGTGAAAAATGCGACAAACGTAAAATTTGTACCCCGTACTGCAGCTGACTTTTAtagatcaactgaagaataggatataaCGTTCATAGTACAACTAAGGTACAAGATGCCAGTGTTATGTATGTCGCTTGTTTTGCTTTCACTGGTATTAGTATCCTGCTATTCAGTGGACCTACGAGGTACAGGATATGTATCAATTgcagaggaaacagaaattggtacgACTATCAGACAGAGATATAATTCAAAATGTGTGCAGAAATTATTTAAAATTACCACAAGCGACAAAAAGCATACACAATTTCTATTTCTTAATAACACagtcatgtacagggctattacaaatgattgaagcgatttcataaattcactgtagctccattcattgacatatcgtcacgacacactacagatacgtagaaaaactcataaagttttgttcggctgaagccgcacttcaggtttctgctcgagagcgcagtgagacaaaatggcgacaggagccgagaaagcgtatgtcgtgcttgaaatgcactcacatcagtcagtcataacagtgcaacgacacttcaggacgaagttcaacaaagatccaccaactgctaactccattcggcgatggtatgcgcagtttaaagcttctggatgcctctgtaaggggaaatcaacgggtcggcctgcagtgagcgaagaaacggttgaacgcgtgcgggcaagtttcacgcgtagcccgcggaagtcgacgaataaagcaagcagggagctaaacgtaccacagccgacggtttggaaaatcttacggaaaaggctaaagcagaagccttaccgtttacagttgctacaagccctgacacccgatgacaaagtcaaacgctttgaattttcggcgcggttgcaacagctcatggaagaggatgcgttcagtgcaaaacttgttttcagtgatgaagcaacatttttttattaatggtgaagtgaacagacacaatgtgcgaatctgggcgctagagaatcctcacgcattcgtgcagcaaattcgcaattcaccaaaagttaacgtgttttgtgcaatctcacggtttaaagttttcggcccctttttcttctgcgaaaaatacgttacaggacacgtgtatctggacatgctggaaaattggctcatgccacaaccggagaccgacagtgccgacttcatctttcaacaggatggtgctccaccgcacttccatcatgatgttcggcatttcttaaacaggagattggaaaaccgatggatcggtcgtggtggagatcatgatcaacaattcatgtcatggcctccacgctctcccgatttaaccccatgcgatttttttctgtggggttatgtgaaagattcagtgtttaaacctcctctaccaagaaacgtgccagaactgcgagctcgcatcaacgatgctttcgaactcattgatggggacatgctgcgccgagtgtgggaggaacttgattatcggcttgatgtctgccgaatcactaaaggggcacatatcgaacatttgtgaatgcctaaaaaaactttttgagtttttgtatgtgtgtgcaaagcattgtgaaaatatctcaaataataaagttattgtagagctgtgaaatcgcttcaatcatttgtaataaccccgtatTTTTAATTGCGATTATGACGCTTTGCCACAGATCATAAAGTATTTATTATCTACGGCTCGAAATAAACTAATATTTGTGTACAAAATATGACGTTATTGGCCAAAGCCGATGAGTTGCATGCCATTCTTCACTTGacttgtcaatttttacctccctaccCACATTATTCAGTGAACTAGTGcaagagacttcctggcagattaaaactgtgtgtcggaccgagactcgaactcgggacctttgcctttcgcgggcaagtgctctaccaactgaaagctacccaagcacaactcacgtcccgtcctcacagctttaattccgccagtacctcgtctcctaccttccgtaaCCAGCGATACATCAGTGTAATTTAGGGTTGCCATCCATTCCAATAGATCGGCACCGTCACCattatggaccttcttgtcccgacattCCGCCAATACCCAATTTAGTCCCAAATTtccaaaatactgttacgagcttggttTAAGTACTGAAATATCGCCATCTGTTGGTGCAAGATGTAAATGGAGCCTCAATTAGTTTTATTTATGCAAACAAGTTTATGTTGACGAGGTCGTCTCACAGATGTCGTTGCATGTTGCGTAGCCTGCACGACGATGCAAACACCCTCTAGCTCTAGTGTcgtcattcgagaaaataccagacagCTCCAGTAGTTCGGGGCTGTAACTATTTAAGTGCCTCACTGAAGAATGGGGCAGTTCCCATTTGAACAGCGATCTGATAAGACATTCTCTCTAAATGTACTACGAACAACGAAAGCACTTTAGTTATCTGTACTGAGAACAACCTGTCCAGAGTGcagatttcactttttttattcattcgatggctagtttcgggccgggacccattttcaaatcatcgtactGGGCAGAAAACGAAATTTACACACCTGTATAACAAGTATTGCCAAATTTTAAGCACATGCCAAAAAACATAATATATTGTTTCAAGAGTtgcgtaacatagtcaaaaatatatttccgaaaatgcaaaaaaCTATTTCAAAAATGTACAGACGAACAGTTCCAGCGCCTACAGTAACTGGCAGTCCACTTCTTTCGCTACAGTAAGGAAATCTTGGGAAGCGGCCGCCCTATCACGATACAGgaaaccttttgtatttattacagtgttctcCAACCGTCAAAACCATCTTGCCGTCCTGAGGGATGTTAGCACATATTATCTGTACGATTACTCCTGAGTAACGTATGGTTTCTCTGTTGAATATAGCAGTTCTTACTTATTTGAttataaaaatgatgaaaaatcgTTTCCAGTCCAAATTCAATAATTTTCTTGTATTACTACTGACAATATATTATATAAATTCTTGCAATGTTGCCTACTTGACCCCCTCCCCTTTTTGCGCTCCATCTTCAtactcctcctctctctccccgtTTCCCAGCCCTCattccttcgcccccccccccccccacgacccatctcatctcctccttcctcgtACAACCACGCTCCCATCCTACACGCTCATGAGTGTGTTTGTACTTTGTCTTCGTTCAGGATGGCAAGTACATTTTTGGTGCTTTGTAAAAGACAACTTTGTGGTTTGATTTCTGTTTCTACCTGGGACATTTTAGAAGAAGATGGATGAATAGGATACAGCTTtggtagttcaactgaggtacaaaaaatgttcaaatgtgtgtgaaaccttatgggacacaactgctaaggttatcagtccctaagcttacacactacttaacctaaattaaacacacacacccatgcccgagggaggactcgaacctccgccgggaccagccgcacagtccatgactgcagcgccttagaccgcttttttttttgcattatgttCGGTATTGCTCGTTGTGTTTGGtctaggcggacgtcacaagatatccggtcaagctgatcgttgattcctttacttagttttttattacagagagcgagcagccctctgaccgaacacgctgagctaccgtgccggctttttgtgtcatccttgcgcaggggccatgctaatcttctctgtatcgttccaattttagtatatgtaccgccgaagtgAGTActctctgctaatcccgcgcggcaactgagGCACAAGATGCCAGTGTTATGTATGTCACTTTGACCAACGTCATATTTTGGTCACAAATATTGGTTTATTTTCGAGCCGTAGATAATAAATAGTTTATGTTCTGTGGCAAAGCGTCATAATcgcaattaaaaataaatgaatgtgttattaagaaattttaaatcatttttgCACACATTTTGAATTATATCTTTGTCTGATAGTCgttccaatttccgtttcctctgcAACTGATTCATATCTTGTACCACGCAGGtccactgaagaacaggatactagtACCCGCGTAAGCAAAAACTTTGTGGATTAATTTATGTTTTTACCTGGGAGATGTTAGAAAAAGTTGTTTTATCATCAGATATTTTGTGAAGTTCGTTATGGTAAAGGTTTCACTCTTGTAAATGATTGGAAGTGATGATTCTTTAATCTACTATTGTCTGGTGTCCTTTAATACTAATGTTGTccacatttaatgatttttatgtGCCAACACGGCATGCAACTTCTTAATAGGCGCCGTATACAGGCTGTTGTGTTTTACTGTTAAGAGATTTTTAAGTAATTCACTGATCTTGGTAAAGACGTTAAAagtattaatttcatttcattgcaaattTATACGTTTATTGTCTTAATTGTTGTATTTTTGATGGTTGAAGAACATTTTAACCAACGCAAAAGGTTTTCTATATCCTGACAGGGCGTCCCTTTCCCGAAGTCTTAttcagttccagaatgagattttcactctgcagcggagtgtgcgctgatatgaaacttcctggcagattaaaactgtgtgcccgaccgagactcgaactcgggacctttgcctttcgtgggcaagtgctctaccatctgagctaccgaagcacgactcacgcccggaagagcttctgtaaagtttgaaggtaggagacgaggtactggcagaagtaaagctgtgagtaccgggcgtgagtcgtgcttcggtagctcagatggtagagcacttgcccgcgaaaggcaaaggtcccgagttcgagtctcggtcgggcacacagttttaatctgccaggaagtttcttattcagttcatatatggggaagtgcacaagctggctacttaaaaagaatattcacaattcagaaaagggcagtgagatggaTTGCAAAAATACCACGAaaacagacctgtaggcaagcttttgtacactataatattatgacactGTATTcactgtacagggctattacaaatgattgaagcgatttcataaattcactgtagctccattcattgacatatggtcatgacacactacagatacgtagaaaaactcataaacttaaattagtaagcactggtgtcaataagcttacggcgatcacatagactatgtgatcgccgtaagcttattgacaccagcactgaagatggtcactaagtgaccgtaaatcgattttgcgataataaacaaaaatatacgaccaatgctgtctctcctttcaaataaatttttattgctTTTCTATACCCCCATCTCAGTGTCCCGACGAGGTCCAagctagatatggcaaccctaGTGTAAGCTGCCTCCTTGCTCTTATTTGAATGGTATCCGAAACCTTGAAGCTTGCAAATCTTACTTCTAAGACcacaaatataaaatgtaatagtaTCAGCAAAGGTACACACGGTCTTACGTCGTCATCGTATTTCACAGCATACCAATGACCATGGCTCTCAGAGAAGTGTTGCAACATTTCAGATTCACTGTTATCTGCTGATACGTAAACTACCTGGATAGGCAGCTCAAAATTCATTGCTTCCTGTAGATTGTTAAGATACATTACTGAAGCTCTTCAGCACAGAGAATAAAAATACGTTACTCCCTCAGACTGGTACTCACTTCGTGCACAGCTCTCAGTTTTTCAACGAACAATATGGAATATGGACACCAAGCCGCTGCAAAGTAAAGGAGAATGAGTTTAGTTCCTTGTAAAATTTCTTCCACAGGAATTGATGCACCATTTTTGTCTATCAGAAATTTTCCAGCCAACAAATTCATAGCTTTGATTCATATAATAAAGTAGTGACTGTGCTGCGTAGCAGAGTGCAAGGTCAAATGAACGAGTAAATAAGAGCACAACTCTGCGTGAAATTGAGAAGGAAACTGAGGCAGGCACATTTCATTATCTCTGACACGTGTCAGTGAAGTTCAGTAGAGCTGAATAATTACTCTTTGGTATCTTTTCGTTACTTGTACGTATTGAGCCTCTATCACATGTTTTATTGCACATTTAATTATCTTCCACATTTTTCGAGACTATATCTGCTACCTAGAAAACTTTACAGTGCcgaatttctataaaaatatatGATATTTGACGTGGATTTGTAATTATTCCAGCAGGGAGAAGTATGCAGGATTTGAAATCAGTAATTACGTGCATCCATATGTCCAGCTTTCATTGGATGTAGAATTACAATTACATGAACGTAAGCGTAAAATCTACGTCATAAAAATTATCGGATGTCTTACTAAACCAGCGAAAGCACGCAAATAATCTAGTTCTATTTGAATTAACTGATTTTAACCCTCGATTACTAAACCGGATCAGCTGAAGAATGGAATACAACTCGTTATCATTGACCAGTGACGTCATATTTCAGTTACAgatattagtttctttatttttgagACGTCATTATTCAAAGCCGACGGGTTCTATCCCTTTCTTCAGTATTCCCCTGAGACCCCGTAAAATGTACAATTGCAGATGGTATGAATTCGCGGTTCCCGTCAATCCGGTATTGCCAGTATTGtgtgtaaaacaggacattttgtacttattttgtatgtgacaagCCATTGGAGACCTTATAAtcgtaattaactagtgcataaacgATAAATTATGACATCCTTTGCCGCGCGGTCTAGggattgcgcggaccctcccgccggaggttcgagtcctccctcgggcatgggtgtgtatatcGTTCTtcgcataagtcagtttaagtggtgtgtaagtctagggaccgatgaccccagcagtttggtcccttaagaattaacACACATGTCATCTTTTGAATAAACCTGGAGTAGTAAAAgttacgatggtttagtaacaatgtaacattttcccccgTTTAGTGTTTTAAAGTTAATACACTTTTGAACTATGGTACAAGGGGACCACAGCTACTTGTCATCATCGATTTCGTCTAAATTAGTGGCTTATGCAGGGCTTGACGGAAGTAAAAGTGACAGGAGCAAGGGCTTTAGATGGCATATTTtttaaaaacagcatttttggtGCGTCTGTCGGGAGAGGCATCTGCCTTTTCTGTCAACCTAGCAGCTCGGTAGCGCTTGGCGTAAAGCTAAGCGTATGGAGTACAAGTCCGCAGGGTGTGAATCGATTACCTATGCGGGAACTTTACTTTACTTTCAGTTTTTACGTCACTTAACTTCAAATAAGCCGAAATAATGCTCTGTATATCACATTTACTAATACTTCAGAAAAGGTACGAAAAGGaatggcaaaggaaaatttggaaacgcaaataaatttccaggaagggattatTACACGAGAACTTCGAACATAAAATCAGATACGTTTATtaatttacagttgatgatttacgccTACTGCGGTGGTATTCATCGTAAAAGCAGGGGGAGAAGTAATTGTCTCGACATCTGACACATACAATAAACGCTGCACTTTTACAATTATATGGTTGTTCACTTCTGTAGAAAACATACTTGGTTTACATTTATAAAAAGTTCCCTCTCACTGCACAGTTCGGCAGCTAGCCATGGGTAACCCGTTGTTTGCCAAATATTGGCCAGGATTGTGGATGATAAACAATAGGACGTATTTTGATGCATTCTTCTCGGCGTGTGATTTTTTCCCATTCTCGATGGGCCGATCGTACCTGCACTGGGAATCTAGTGCTCACGTATCGCTGCTGAGAGCTGCGGGAAGGTCGAAATGAAACTAACAGAATACGGAGTCCTGTACGCTTTAATTACAACCCTTTCTtggaatgttatttgcagagtccttTTACGCGCTTTAAGTGCTATCCTTTCttcgaaatttatttgcaatcgcaaattttcatttaccttttattttcatgccttttataaaaatattaataaatgcagcATATTGAACATCATTTCGGCTAATTTGCAGCGTTAGTATtgtaaaaattgaaagtaaaagaaaaaagtttactTATAGGTTTTCGTCCGCACAATTTTCGTATTAGCATTTTGTACTCTTTGTACTACGCCAAGCGCTACCTGTCAACTACATTAACGTAGGCCACTCATAAATGGCTTTTGCCTCATCCGACCCGTATCAACAATGCTGTGTCTTCGAAATGGCTGGTCACCTGGAGTTCACACTACGGTCACTTTCATTTATGACCAAGCTGAGCATAAGAAGTCCGTTCAAAAAATTACGGAACATTCGCAatcgtgccaatggtgtgttggagcgaaatgcgagtGCCATccttgcacatgcctgtgtttaatgtgcaactcccggtagtttcattgttgtatgtctgttagttattgttcagtgctgtattgagtggaACGTTGTGTCGCATAGTTTGCTAATTTCGAGATGCATAGTTACAGGAACAATgcgcctgcattaaattttgcgtgaaacccaagaaaacctttacagagacacaccgaaTCATGCAGGAAGCCTACGTTGATGAGTACTTAAGCCGTATTCGAtgctacgaatggttcacacggtttaaaaatggctggacggaagttaaagatgatcctcgttcaggacgccctccaGCGTCTACCgatgacactcatgtcaggaatgtcaacgaaattgtacGTGCCAGTCGAAGATTGACTatcaagagattgcagaagaatgcaaTATTTCggctggatcatgtcatgaaaatcTGACACAGCGTCTTGCAATGAATCGTGTTGCCGccgagttcgtcccacggctcgtgatcagaaagatcttcgcctcgcaatctgtgaagagcggGCCGGCCGGTGtcacagagcggttctaggcgcttcagtctggaaccgcgcaggttcgaatcctgcctcaggcatggatatgtatgatgtccctgggttagttaggtttaagtagttctaagttctaggggactgatatcctcagatgttaagtcccagagtgcccagagccaattgaaccattttgtgaagagcatttggatcgtgcaaatgaggATGAGATGTTTCTTAAGaaaatcataactgatgatgagacGTGGGCTTACCGTTTTCTTGTTGAGGCCTAGAATCAATCTTCACAATAGATGGGGGAAGGTTCTCCAAGATCAAAAAAAGCTGGTCAGGTCAGGCtagatgtcaaagccatgctgatagttttctttgactttgaaggattagttcatcatgaattcgtgccacaggtacAACGTGTTAATCGATGGTGCTAAcaggacgtgttgcgacgcctgcgaaaaaatgtgagaaggaaacggcctgaaatgtggcgagacaatacATGGCACCTACATCACAATTAACAcatccacacattcatccc contains these protein-coding regions:
- the LOC124799112 gene encoding LOW QUALITY PROTEIN: nucleoredoxin-like protein 2 (The sequence of the model RefSeq protein was modified relative to this genomic sequence to represent the inferred CDS: substituted 1 base at 1 genomic stop codon), with translation MSSNXCQAMNLLAGKFLIDKNGASIPVEEILQGTKLILLYFAAAWCPYSILFVEKLRAVHEEAMNFELPIQVVYVSADNSESEMLQHFSESHGHWLLRMKYGITSIPVLLVVRPDGYVVSKNGRRQVEDYGVNVFLKWM